One window from the genome of Candidatus Didemnitutus sp. encodes:
- a CDS encoding isoprenylcysteine carboxylmethyltransferase family protein encodes MRNATLLSRATVLAYGFFAYAVSFSTLLYAVGFIGDFLVPKTIDGTPTVSPGLAAVVDAALLVLFALQHSVMARPFFKRRLTRFIPAAAERSTYVLASSVALLVLFRYWEPLGGGVWTVEQPAVRLLLQVGFGIGWIVVLATTFLIHHFDLFGLRQVWFFFHSREYTGLRFVTPGLYQIVRHPLYVGWLMVFWLTPHMTVTHLFFAVMTTAYILIAIRFEERDLTDAHPEYHDYRRRTPMLLPRLRREEAD; translated from the coding sequence ATGAGAAACGCCACGCTTCTCTCCCGCGCCACCGTGCTCGCCTACGGCTTTTTTGCTTACGCGGTCTCGTTCTCCACACTCCTCTATGCCGTCGGTTTCATCGGCGATTTTCTCGTGCCCAAGACGATCGACGGCACGCCGACAGTCTCGCCCGGCTTGGCGGCAGTGGTCGACGCCGCGCTGCTCGTGCTGTTCGCGCTGCAACACAGCGTGATGGCGCGCCCGTTCTTCAAACGCCGGCTCACGCGTTTCATCCCCGCCGCCGCCGAACGCTCCACCTACGTGCTGGCCTCGTCGGTCGCGCTGCTGGTTCTCTTCCGTTACTGGGAACCGCTGGGCGGCGGCGTGTGGACCGTCGAGCAACCCGCCGTGCGCCTGCTGCTGCAAGTGGGCTTCGGCATCGGCTGGATCGTGGTGCTGGCGACGACTTTTCTGATCCACCACTTCGACCTGTTCGGGCTGCGCCAGGTGTGGTTCTTCTTCCACAGCCGCGAATACACCGGCCTGCGTTTCGTCACGCCCGGGCTCTATCAAATCGTCCGCCACCCGCTCTACGTCGGCTGGCTGATGGTCTTCTGGCTCACCCCGCACATGACGGTGACGCATCTGTTTTTCGCGGTCATGACGACCGCCTACATCCTCATCGCGATCCGGTTCGAGGAACGCGATCTCACCGACGCGCATCCGGAATACCACGACTATCGCCGTCGCACGCCGATGTTGCTGCCGCGTCTGCGGCGCGAGGAGGCCGATTGA
- a CDS encoding methyltransferase domain-containing protein — protein MSHPSRPEFWDERYAAGTTPWDYGGVPPQLRRYLEARPSGGRALIPGCGSGHEIAAFYEAGYDVTAVDFAPAAVERARANLGPVLADRVFLGDYFTFDFAAAPFDVIYERTFLCALPPELRPKYIARMAQLLKPGGVLVGLFYLGEEQGGPPYQLHAGDEAKLFSPRFVLAQDQPAAEPFPLFGNNERWREYRRVR, from the coding sequence ATGAGCCACCCGTCGCGCCCGGAATTTTGGGACGAGCGCTACGCCGCCGGCACGACGCCGTGGGACTACGGCGGCGTGCCGCCGCAACTCCGGCGTTACCTCGAGGCTCGGCCAAGCGGCGGGCGTGCGCTCATCCCCGGCTGCGGCTCCGGCCACGAAATCGCGGCGTTCTACGAGGCGGGCTACGACGTCACCGCAGTGGACTTCGCGCCCGCCGCCGTCGAGCGCGCCCGCGCCAACCTCGGGCCGGTGCTCGCCGACCGCGTGTTCCTCGGCGATTACTTCACCTTCGACTTCGCCGCGGCGCCGTTCGACGTGATCTACGAACGCACTTTCCTGTGCGCGCTGCCGCCCGAGTTGCGCCCGAAATACATCGCCCGGATGGCGCAACTGCTGAAACCGGGCGGCGTGCTCGTGGGGCTGTTCTATCTCGGCGAGGAGCAGGGCGGCCCGCCCTACCAGCTCCACGCCGGCGATGAGGCGAAGCTCTTCTCGCCGCGCTTCGTGCTGGCGCAGGATCAGCCGGCGGCGGAACCGTTCCCGCTCTTCGGCAACAACGAGCGCTGGCGCGAATACCGCCGCGTCAGGTAG
- a CDS encoding PQQ-binding-like beta-propeller repeat protein, producing MSRFIRRAMLFCLLAGGLAAQTTLYVTVGPYFYSFNALTGAPIAAPLGNTNSYTWESALDGKGQLYVALYGQAQVGVYNATTGATINQTFLQAGANTPTGLALWGNNLYVASQSQQRVSLYDATTGALTSANFLTGFASPEYLLSDGAGRLYVSDYSGTVSVFDATTGAAINRNLVTGIAGVPMGMAVNTASNRLYVASVQGNSVAVYDATTGAVISSNLISGLSSPRALALDPTGALYVSSYNSVGGYYQVGSFDSLTGAAINPALLINGGSITSLNVLAVPEPATWVCLVLGVVWLGCRGWWRRAT from the coding sequence ATGAGCCGGTTCATTCGCCGGGCGATGTTGTTTTGCCTGCTCGCGGGCGGGCTGGCGGCGCAGACGACGCTCTACGTGACGGTGGGGCCGTATTTCTATTCGTTCAATGCGCTCACGGGCGCGCCGATCGCGGCCCCGCTGGGCAACACGAATTCCTACACGTGGGAATCCGCGCTCGACGGCAAGGGCCAGCTCTACGTCGCGCTGTATGGACAGGCGCAGGTCGGCGTCTACAACGCGACGACTGGTGCGACGATCAACCAGACCTTCCTGCAGGCGGGTGCGAACACGCCGACTGGCTTGGCGCTGTGGGGCAATAATCTCTACGTCGCCTCGCAGTCGCAGCAGCGCGTCAGCCTTTACGACGCGACGACCGGCGCGCTCACGAGCGCGAATTTTCTGACCGGTTTCGCCTCGCCCGAATACCTGCTCTCCGACGGCGCCGGCCGGCTCTACGTCAGCGATTACTCGGGGACGGTGAGCGTCTTCGACGCGACCACCGGCGCGGCCATCAATCGCAACCTCGTCACCGGCATCGCCGGCGTGCCGATGGGCATGGCCGTGAACACGGCGAGCAACCGTCTCTACGTCGCGTCGGTGCAGGGCAACAGCGTGGCGGTTTACGACGCGACGACCGGTGCGGTCATCAGCTCCAATCTCATCAGCGGGCTTTCGAGCCCGCGCGCGCTCGCGCTCGATCCGACCGGGGCGCTCTACGTCAGCTCCTACAACAGCGTCGGAGGTTACTACCAAGTGGGCAGCTTCGACAGCCTGACCGGCGCGGCCATCAACCCCGCGTTGCTGATCAACGGCGGCAGCATCACTTCGCTGAACGTTCTCGCGGTGCCCGAGCCGGCGACCTGGGTGTGTCTGGTCTTGGGCGTCGTCTGGCTCGGGTGCCGCGGCTGGTGGCGGCGCGCTACCTGA
- a CDS encoding PEP-CTERM sorting domain-containing protein (PEP-CTERM proteins occur, often in large numbers, in the proteomes of bacteria that also encode an exosortase, a predicted intramembrane cysteine proteinase. The presence of a PEP-CTERM domain at a protein's C-terminus predicts cleavage within the sorting domain, followed by covalent anchoring to some some component of the (usually Gram-negative) cell surface. Many PEP-CTERM proteins exhibit an unusual sequence composition that includes large numbers of potential glycosylation sites. Expression of one such protein has been shown restore the ability of a bacterium to form floc, a type of biofilm.) — MKLTPLFSLRSWFRVAGWGICAAAHAQVSVVDLGSPTANSVAYAVSNGQQAGFDGTVATVWSGSAGSVVNLNPAGAFDSHALATNGSQQGGFADFVGVNGNDHAALWSGTAASFVDLHPAGASSSIVTALSVTQQGGSARYAGVAHATLWSGTAASAVDLNPAGAAGSEVLALTAAQQGGYAAIGGVTHAALWSGSAASFVDLHPAGASYSLVYSMTGAAQAGQMGVGANSHAALWFGDAASVVDLNPVGATSSVVYATAGSLQAGAAQFGGYDHAGWWAGDAATFYDLQPAITAAIGPSFMSSIIHGAELVGSTLYLVGQAYDAGMADQRAILITVSAVPEPAASALMIALVVLGAMWLLRRKRKAVT, encoded by the coding sequence ATGAAACTGACGCCCCTGTTCTCGCTTCGCTCGTGGTTCCGGGTGGCGGGGTGGGGCATTTGCGCGGCGGCTCACGCGCAGGTGTCGGTTGTCGATCTGGGCAGTCCGACCGCCAACAGCGTGGCCTACGCGGTGAGCAACGGCCAGCAGGCGGGCTTCGACGGCACGGTCGCGACGGTGTGGAGCGGGAGCGCGGGCAGCGTCGTGAATCTCAATCCCGCGGGGGCGTTCGACTCGCACGCGCTCGCCACGAACGGTTCACAGCAGGGCGGCTTCGCGGACTTTGTCGGGGTGAACGGCAACGATCATGCGGCGTTGTGGAGCGGGACGGCGGCGAGCTTCGTCGATTTGCATCCCGCGGGCGCGTCGTCCTCGATCGTCACCGCGTTGTCCGTGACGCAGCAGGGCGGATCGGCACGCTATGCGGGCGTGGCGCATGCGACGCTGTGGAGCGGCACGGCGGCGAGTGCGGTGGATTTGAACCCGGCGGGCGCGGCCGGTTCGGAAGTGCTCGCTCTCACGGCGGCGCAACAAGGCGGCTATGCGGCGATCGGCGGTGTGACCCATGCGGCGCTGTGGAGTGGGAGCGCGGCGAGCTTCGTCGATCTGCATCCGGCGGGCGCGAGTTACTCGCTCGTTTACTCGATGACCGGCGCGGCGCAGGCGGGGCAAATGGGCGTGGGTGCGAACTCGCACGCCGCGCTGTGGTTCGGCGATGCGGCGAGCGTCGTCGATTTGAATCCGGTCGGCGCGACGAGCTCGGTCGTCTATGCGACAGCGGGTTCGTTGCAGGCGGGCGCGGCGCAGTTTGGCGGTTACGATCACGCTGGATGGTGGGCGGGCGATGCGGCGACATTCTACGATTTGCAGCCGGCGATCACGGCGGCGATCGGGCCGAGTTTCATGTCGTCGATCATTCACGGCGCGGAGCTCGTGGGCAGCACGCTTTATCTCGTGGGGCAGGCTTACGATGCGGGCATGGCTGACCAGCGGGCGATCCTCATCACCGTGTCCGCGGTGCCGGAGCCGGCGGCGAGCGCGTTGATGATCGCGCTCGTGGTGCTCGGAGCGATGTGGCTGCTGCGGCGAAAGAGAAAGGCCGTGACATGA
- a CDS encoding sigma-70 family RNA polymerase sigma factor — translation MTDNAPRPTPPPDTEAGAPFAPTQWSVILQARRDSTNRRAALEQLCASYWLPIYGYLRRRGHSPADAEDLTQNFFVYLLDGDFLDRPDPAKGRFRGYLVGALRHFLSEHFERASAQKRGGRAQFIDWSSLDAERELATVDQPAADPSSVFERSWALTLLARALHKLEDEQSTPARREQFAVLKAFLSSAPGAGDYDRAAAALGTTRTNVAVWVHRLNQRYAELVKLEVAATVSDPTEVRAEMQHLLQALRA, via the coding sequence ATGACCGACAACGCGCCCCGCCCCACGCCGCCACCGGACACCGAAGCCGGCGCTCCCTTCGCGCCCACCCAATGGAGCGTGATCCTCCAGGCGCGTCGCGACTCGACCAACCGCCGCGCCGCCCTCGAGCAACTCTGCGCCAGCTACTGGCTGCCCATCTACGGCTACCTGCGCCGCCGCGGCCACTCGCCCGCCGACGCCGAGGATCTCACCCAAAACTTCTTCGTCTACCTGCTCGACGGCGATTTTCTCGACCGCCCCGATCCCGCCAAAGGTCGCTTCCGCGGCTACCTCGTCGGCGCGCTGCGCCATTTTCTCAGCGAACACTTCGAGCGCGCTTCCGCCCAAAAGCGCGGCGGCCGCGCCCAGTTCATCGACTGGTCATCCCTCGACGCCGAACGCGAACTCGCCACCGTCGACCAACCCGCCGCCGATCCCAGCAGCGTCTTCGAACGCAGCTGGGCACTCACGCTCCTCGCCCGCGCGCTGCACAAGCTCGAGGACGAGCAGTCCACGCCCGCGCGCCGCGAGCAGTTCGCCGTGCTCAAGGCCTTCCTCAGCTCCGCCCCTGGTGCCGGCGACTACGATCGCGCCGCCGCCGCCCTCGGCACCACGCGCACCAACGTCGCCGTGTGGGTCCATCGCCTCAACCAGCGCTACGCCGAACTCGTGAAACTCGAAGTCGCCGCCACCGTCAGCGACCCCACCGAGGTCCGCGCCGAGATGCAGCACCTCCTCCAAGCGCTCCGCGCCTGA
- a CDS encoding serine/threonine protein kinase: protein MPSVSAQPFFNICPSCGGSTAHPFAVGGVCLRCAGLRALAGEDFALTPPTDAVPDNRSGELRRIGAYEIIDDIGRGGMGHVYAARQSALGRIVALKALPDTGNAAGPELRFLREAQTAARLRHPHIVAVHDSGRADGHVFFTMDYVEGGDLAQRLRRGPLAPSAAAALLHKIAQALAYTHGEGVLHRDLKPSNILLDGDEPRLADFGLAAELEPGGDLTAVTGVLGTPHYLAPEAILGGSAAVTAASDLYALGVIAYEMLAGRTPFAGASAVTLPQLVAERPPPSLRYLAPATPPDLETITLKLLEREPERRYASAAALAEDLRRFLAGQPILAQPPGAWTRFTRYARRHRVAFGIGAAFVTVLLAATIVSSSLAIRARHAEQRALAEAKTSKAFSDFLQNDLLAQASPTEQPDRDLKLRTVLDRAAARLENRFDDDPLVKADVHSMIGHVYDSLGEYTQSLPHIEQAWKIRSRVLGPDAPATLAATREVAGALTSLGRTADAERIHRATFERQRLLLGRAHPDTLAAADGLAANLRDLGRTTEAETLIVENVALARRVFGAASPDRLFGLSILGSIRSQQSRFSEAEATFREAAEIETAAHGPEHPDTITAWNNVAFACRDQGKFAEAAAINERILAYRRRVLGPDHHDTLVTTNNLAGVYKALGRLAEAETLQRASVEVARRTLGDRHMETLVFMGNLADTYRREGKLAEAVALTRETLDLRRTVLGPAHPHTLMALFQLGDLLLRQGKPTEAEPVLRESLAAQLQADASGWMAAAARANLGTALARLGRFAEAEPLLLEGHRVLAANLERIPALRRNIVQETREHLAELYTAWAKPDRAAEFK, encoded by the coding sequence ATGCCCAGCGTTTCCGCCCAACCGTTTTTCAACATCTGTCCCTCCTGCGGCGGCTCCACGGCGCATCCGTTCGCCGTCGGCGGCGTTTGCCTGCGTTGCGCCGGCCTGCGCGCGCTCGCGGGTGAGGATTTCGCACTCACGCCTCCGACCGACGCCGTGCCGGACAACCGCTCCGGCGAGCTCCGGCGCATCGGCGCCTACGAAATCATCGACGACATCGGCCGTGGCGGCATGGGCCACGTCTACGCCGCCCGCCAGAGCGCCCTCGGCCGCATCGTCGCGCTGAAAGCCCTTCCCGACACCGGCAACGCCGCCGGGCCTGAACTCCGTTTTCTCCGCGAAGCGCAAACCGCCGCCCGCCTCCGTCATCCGCACATCGTCGCCGTGCACGATTCCGGCCGCGCCGACGGCCACGTGTTTTTCACGATGGACTACGTCGAAGGCGGCGATCTCGCGCAACGCCTGCGTCGCGGTCCGCTCGCTCCATCCGCAGCCGCCGCGCTGCTCCACAAGATCGCCCAGGCTCTCGCCTACACGCACGGCGAAGGCGTCCTCCACCGCGACCTCAAGCCCTCCAACATCCTCCTCGACGGTGACGAGCCGCGCCTCGCCGACTTCGGTCTCGCCGCCGAACTCGAGCCGGGCGGCGACCTCACCGCCGTCACCGGCGTCCTCGGCACGCCGCACTACCTCGCGCCCGAAGCCATCCTCGGCGGCAGCGCCGCCGTCACCGCCGCGAGCGATCTCTACGCTCTCGGCGTCATTGCCTACGAAATGCTCGCCGGCCGCACGCCATTCGCCGGTGCCAGCGCCGTCACGCTGCCGCAACTGGTCGCCGAGCGTCCGCCGCCCTCCCTGCGCTATCTCGCGCCCGCGACGCCGCCCGATCTCGAGACGATCACTCTCAAACTCCTCGAACGCGAACCCGAGCGCCGCTACGCCAGCGCCGCCGCGCTCGCCGAGGACCTGCGGCGCTTCCTCGCCGGCCAGCCGATTCTCGCCCAGCCGCCCGGTGCCTGGACGCGCTTCACCCGCTACGCGCGCCGCCACCGCGTCGCCTTCGGCATCGGCGCCGCCTTCGTCACCGTGCTCCTCGCCGCGACGATCGTCAGCTCCTCCCTCGCGATCCGCGCCCGCCACGCCGAGCAGCGGGCGCTGGCCGAGGCGAAGACCAGCAAGGCGTTTTCCGATTTCCTGCAAAACGATCTCCTCGCCCAAGCGTCCCCGACCGAGCAACCGGACCGCGACCTCAAGCTCCGCACCGTCCTCGACCGCGCCGCCGCCCGCTTGGAAAACCGCTTCGATGACGACCCGCTCGTGAAAGCCGACGTGCACAGCATGATCGGCCACGTCTACGACTCGCTCGGCGAATACACGCAATCCCTGCCGCACATCGAGCAGGCGTGGAAAATCCGCTCCCGCGTGCTCGGCCCCGACGCCCCGGCGACGCTCGCCGCCACCCGCGAAGTCGCGGGTGCCTTGACCAGTCTCGGCCGCACCGCCGACGCCGAACGCATCCACCGCGCCACCTTCGAACGCCAACGCCTCCTGCTCGGCCGCGCACACCCCGATACGCTCGCCGCCGCCGACGGACTCGCCGCCAATCTCCGCGACCTCGGTCGCACCACCGAAGCGGAGACGCTCATCGTCGAGAACGTCGCCCTCGCCCGGCGCGTCTTCGGCGCCGCGAGTCCCGACCGCCTCTTCGGCCTGAGCATTCTCGGCAGCATCCGCAGTCAGCAGTCGCGCTTTTCCGAGGCCGAGGCGACCTTCCGCGAAGCCGCTGAAATCGAGACCGCCGCCCATGGTCCCGAGCATCCCGACACCATCACCGCGTGGAACAACGTCGCATTCGCCTGCCGCGATCAGGGCAAATTCGCCGAAGCCGCCGCCATCAACGAACGCATCCTCGCCTACCGCCGCCGCGTCCTCGGCCCCGACCACCACGACACGCTTGTCACCACCAACAATCTCGCCGGCGTCTACAAGGCCCTCGGGCGGCTCGCCGAGGCCGAAACCCTCCAGCGCGCGAGCGTCGAAGTCGCCCGCCGCACGCTCGGCGACCGCCACATGGAGACGCTCGTGTTCATGGGCAACCTCGCCGACACCTATCGCCGCGAAGGCAAACTCGCCGAGGCCGTCGCGCTCACCCGCGAAACGCTCGACCTTCGCCGCACCGTGCTCGGCCCCGCGCACCCGCACACGCTCATGGCGCTCTTCCAACTCGGTGATCTACTTCTCCGCCAAGGCAAACCGACCGAGGCCGAACCCGTCCTCCGCGAATCGCTCGCCGCGCAACTGCAGGCCGACGCAAGCGGCTGGATGGCCGCCGCCGCCCGCGCAAACCTCGGCACCGCCCTCGCCCGCCTCGGCCGTTTCGCCGAAGCCGAGCCGTTGCTGCTCGAAGGCCACCGCGTCCTCGCCGCCAATCTCGAGCGCATCCCCGCGCTCCGCCGCAACATCGTCCAGGAAACGCGCGAGCACCTCGCCGAACTCTACACTGCATGGGCCAAACCCGACCGCGCCGCCGAGTTCAAGTGA
- the ade gene encoding adenine deaminase, translating to MKPRPQRLAGQIVDLHARRIFSGVVEWSEGRVVAVREDARVRETRLIMPGFVDAHIHIESSLLPPSEFARLAVAHGTVATISDPHEIANVLGERGVDYMIRDGARTPLKFHFGAPSCVPATTFETAGATLDAKAVARLLKRRDVHYLAEVMNFPGVLGGDPSLRAMIAAAQKLDKPVDGHAPGLRGEPARAYAAAGPSTDHECFTLEEAQDKLAAGMKILIREGSAARNFAALAPLLKSAPERVMLCCDDLHPDLLVQHHLDAHVRRALATGADRFDVLRAASVNPVEHYRMRVGLLRAGDPADFVVVDGWKNFRVERTYIDGELVAANGRSRLKRLRARTPNQFHAQPRAAADFGARPTGGARLNVIEALNGQLITRQLREEPAVRGREFVADVKRDLLKIVVVNRYAPRAPVAVGFIRGFGLKTGALASSVAHDSHNIVAVGADDAALARAVNAVIKHRGGLSVVDRAGRGRVLPLPIAGLMSDRDGRWVARRYTELDRAAKMLGSKLDAPFMTLSFMALLVIPDLKLSDRGLFSATQWGFVPLNQ from the coding sequence ATGAAGCCGCGTCCTCAACGCCTCGCCGGGCAAATCGTCGACCTGCATGCCCGCCGGATTTTTTCCGGCGTCGTCGAATGGAGCGAAGGTCGCGTGGTCGCCGTGCGCGAGGACGCGCGTGTGCGCGAGACGCGGTTGATCATGCCGGGCTTCGTCGATGCGCACATCCACATCGAGAGTTCGCTGCTGCCGCCGTCGGAATTCGCGCGGCTCGCCGTCGCCCACGGCACGGTGGCGACGATTTCCGACCCGCACGAAATTGCCAACGTCCTCGGCGAACGCGGGGTCGATTACATGATCCGCGACGGTGCGCGCACGCCGCTCAAGTTTCATTTCGGCGCGCCGTCGTGCGTGCCGGCGACGACGTTCGAGACCGCCGGTGCCACGCTCGATGCGAAGGCGGTCGCGCGCCTGCTCAAGCGGCGCGATGTGCACTATCTCGCCGAAGTGATGAATTTTCCCGGCGTGCTCGGCGGCGATCCGTCGTTGCGCGCGATGATCGCGGCGGCGCAGAAGCTCGACAAACCGGTCGACGGCCACGCGCCCGGCCTGCGCGGCGAGCCGGCCCGCGCCTACGCGGCGGCCGGTCCGTCGACAGACCACGAGTGTTTCACGCTCGAGGAGGCGCAGGACAAGCTCGCGGCGGGCATGAAGATTCTCATCCGCGAGGGCTCGGCGGCGCGTAACTTCGCCGCACTCGCGCCGCTGCTGAAATCCGCACCAGAGCGGGTGATGCTGTGCTGTGACGACCTGCATCCTGACCTGCTCGTGCAACACCACCTCGATGCGCACGTGCGCCGCGCGCTGGCGACGGGTGCAGATCGTTTCGATGTGCTCCGCGCGGCGAGTGTGAATCCGGTGGAGCATTACCGGATGCGTGTCGGCCTGCTGCGCGCGGGCGATCCGGCGGATTTCGTCGTCGTGGATGGCTGGAAGAACTTTCGCGTGGAGCGCACCTACATCGACGGCGAACTCGTCGCCGCGAACGGGCGTTCGCGTCTGAAGCGCTTGCGCGCCAGGACGCCGAACCAGTTCCACGCCCAACCGCGCGCGGCGGCGGATTTCGGCGCGCGCCCGACGGGCGGCGCGAGATTGAACGTGATCGAGGCGCTCAACGGCCAGCTCATCACGCGCCAGTTGCGCGAGGAGCCGGCGGTGCGCGGACGGGAGTTCGTGGCGGACGTGAAGCGCGATCTGTTGAAGATCGTCGTCGTGAACCGCTACGCGCCGCGCGCACCGGTGGCGGTGGGCTTCATTCGCGGTTTCGGTCTGAAGACGGGCGCGCTGGCCTCGTCCGTCGCGCACGATTCGCATAACATCGTGGCGGTCGGCGCGGACGACGCGGCGCTCGCGCGGGCGGTCAATGCCGTGATCAAGCACCGCGGTGGCCTGAGTGTGGTCGACCGCGCGGGGCGCGGGCGCGTGCTGCCGTTGCCGATCGCGGGGCTGATGTCGGACCGCGACGGTCGCTGGGTCGCGCGGCGTTACACGGAGCTCGATCGCGCGGCGAAGATGCTCGGCTCGAAGCTCGACGCGCCGTTCATGACGCTGTCGTTCATGGCGCTGCTGGTGATCCCCGACTTGAAGCTGAGCGATCGCGGATTGTTTTCCGCGACGCAGTGGGGCTTCGTGCCGTTGAACCAGTAG